A genome region from Lucilia cuprina isolate Lc7/37 chromosome 3, ASM2204524v1, whole genome shotgun sequence includes the following:
- the LOC111676133 gene encoding galactokinase-like: protein MGELMTKSHVSLRDDFQVSCIELDVLVDAAINCSGVLGSRMTGGGFGGCTVTLLQRNAVDNVVATMRENFIKKFNKTAADGIEFYICTPSQGARKIQL from the coding sequence ATGGGTGAACTAATGACAAAGTCACATGTGTCACTACGTGATGATTTTCAAGTATCATGCATAGAACTGGATGTTCTTGTCGATGCGGCCATTAATTGTTCTGGTGTTTTGGGATCACGTATGACTGGCGGTGGCTTTGGTGGCTGTACTGTAACACTCTTGCAACGCAATGCTGTTGATAATGTTGTTGCCACAATGCGTGAGAATTTCATTAAGAAATTCAATAAAACTGCTGCTGAtggtattgaattttatatttgcaCACCAAGTCAAGGAGCTAGAAAAatacaattgtaa